Below is a window of Ahaetulla prasina isolate Xishuangbanna chromosome 1, ASM2864084v1, whole genome shotgun sequence DNA.
atcattcctatcacccagctccttccacttatgactgtatgactaactttgttgtttgtatccttacaatttatattgactgtttcctaatatgatttgattgcttatttgtaccctatgattatcattaagtattgtaccttatgattcttgatgcacgtatcttttcttttatgtacactgagagcatatgcaccaagacaaattctattctattctataaaggcaCACTCATGCACACCTAGGCACATTCATGCATGCACACCAACTTGGCATGCAGTGCACCAGAAATGCTAACTTACAATTCTCACTGGATATCAACTCATTTAGAAGACACTGGATGGAAATTTGGAAGTGAGCAAATAATCCCTACAACAGCAACAGGCCTGGTTTGCTGTCTGGATGTTCACATTTTGAATGTTTCAATTAAACTCAGATTTATTCCACTGTTTCCAGCATATGGACAAAGCCAAtggtgggacatggtggctcagcggctaagacgttgagcttgtcgatcgaaaggtcggcagttcagtagtttgaatccctagtgctgccgtgtaacggggtgagcctcgcttctgccaacctagcagttcgaaagcacataaaaaatgcaagtagaaaaaatagggaccacctttggtgggaaggtaacagtgttctgtgcacctttggggtttagtcatgctggccacatgaccacggagacgtcttcagacagcacttcagatgtctttggctttgaaacagaaatgagcaccgccccctagagttgggaatgactaacacatatgtgcgaggggaacctttacctttacagtggAAATGAGATGTCTAAACATTGTTTAATTCAACCAGAGTCTATAAAAGGTGCACCTATTTAGCAGATCTTCTGAAATTATAGGCATActttaaaaaagggaagagagaaaaactaTGGTTGCTTCTTCAGTTCCTTTTAATTCAGTGGGACAGATGACCAATAGATTCAGGGCAACATAGTTAATACTTCACATCATTAATTGGGAGCATCTAAGGCTGTATGGAGGTTTAAGGGACTCTATAAAGGGGATGAGGTAAAGCCACACATCGCAGGTCCCTGGATGGCTGGAAAAGGTCCAGGGTCACCAGGAGGGAAACTGCATGCCGGCGGCCCAGGACCACTTTCAGGGAGGAAGCAGGACAATGAACCGAGTGTGGATTTCTCGAGAACACTGGCCACTTGGAGGAACGGTGCTGTGCTAACAGATCCCGTGATATCGTTTAATTGGGTTCTTAATGGGGCCTCGAATTCACACATTACTCTTGACagataaaaataaactataataTCCCAATCACAGTTTGGTTCAATTAACCTAACTGGCTGACCGGCATTCGCAAAAGAATCCGGCTTCCAGTCGTGCGAGGAAAGCTCAACTCGAGCCTCCCGCAGCCGAGAGGCGGTCtctgcacttggaggcttcattATGGCGATCAGCTGCCGGAGCGGACTTGCTTGCCATAAACGTGTTTAATCGCAACCTCTCAAACCTCCAGTGGTTGCGAATTCCAAAAGTTCATTCTCCCCCGCCGGCCTAGGAAGCCTTCGGTGCACCGTCTTCCCCGAGGCTCCCTAGGCTGCAACTTCCTCCCTCGGGGAAGGCGAGGGGGCGGCCCCGGGCTGATCTCCAGCCCGGGGGGCGGATCCGGGAGGCGGTCTCGCGGGCCGGGCATTAGAGCGCAGGTGGCTCCGGCTGGGAGCTGCAGTCGCCTGCGGTGGCGCTTCGCTGCCTCCGTGCGTTGAGGCGGACGGGAGGTGCCGATCGCGGCTTGGgagcccccttctccgccagttGGGCGCCCCGGCGAATCTCAAGGACTCGCGCCTTCGCGGAGCACGTCCCCCGACTCGGGGTGCGACCGAAGCATGGAGAGTCCGCGCCTTCTCCGCGCCGCCGCTTCTGCGGCGTGGCCGGGCAGCCGGCTCTACGGCGCGCCACCCGGCGCGGGGCCCCGCTGACCAATTTTCCTCTCGGGAACGCGAAAGGAGCCGGAGCAGGAGAACGCGCGTCGGCTGCCCTTTCTGCCCTCGGCCGGGCCCGAGCCAAGCCTGCTCTCCGCCGCGCGGGATCTTTCAGAAAGGACTTTTGATATTCTGCCGAGGGCGAAGTTAAGGCGAAACTTTTCCCGCTGCGGTGGGGGATCCAGCCTTGCTCTCTGCGCTGAACTTCCAAGCGGAGAGCGAAGGAGCGGGGCCCTCCAGGCTGGCTTGTTATGGAGTTcgcctgttttttgttttgtcgGGTTTTATCCCCCGCACGCACCTGTCTTGCTGGAGCAGCGAATCCTCCGCGGAATTGGCAGCAACCGCTCTTGCCATGGGAAGACTTGGGCTCCTTGGGAGGGGAAAGAAGGCCGGTCGGGAGGCCCTTGGACTTTCTCCAGGACCGCGCCACCTGTGAGCCCAGCGCCTCCCGCTTTGGAATCAGCCGGAGGGGTTAAAGCGAAGGCAGCAGCCGCCCGGGAGGAGGCAAGGAGGGTGGCCTGATACGCGCCCTCTGCTTGGCGCGGCCCCTGCGCCTTGCCATGGCCGGATTTCGCCCTGGTCTGAGAGGTACCTTGCTGAGCCTTCTGCTGTTCGTGCTGAAGGCTCCGGTTCCTGCTGCGGCTGCATCCAAGGCCATCGTCTGCCAGGAGATCACCGTGCCCATGTGCAAAGGCATTGGCTACAACCTGACTTACATGCCGAACCAGTTCAACCACGATACCCAAGATGAAGCTGGCCTGGAAGTGCACCAGTTCTGGCCCCTGGTGGAGATTCAGTGCTCTCTGGATCTGAAATTTTTCCTCTGCAGCATGTACACTCCCATCTGCCTGCTGGACTACGCCAAGCCTCTGCCGCCCTGCCGGTCAGTGTGTGAGAGGGCCAAAGCCGGGTGCTCTCCTTTGATGAGGCAGTACGGCTTTGCCTGGCCAGAAAGGATGAACTGTGATAAGCTGCCCATTCCAGGAGACACGGAGATGCTGTGCATGGATCACAACCAGACGGAGGCCACAACCTTGCCCCCATTTACTAAGCCCACCCGCTCTTCTAAAGGAATCCACAAAAATCTCACCCCTCTAACCAGTAGTGACTGCAAGAGAGTATGCGCCTGCAAAGAGCCCTTAGTCTTCATCTCCCAAGAAACTCACCCGCTCTACAACAAGATCGAGACTGGCCATGTGCGCAATTGCGCAATTCCTTGCTTCCAGCCCTATTTTACCCAAGATGAAAAAACTTTTGCTACCTTCTGGATTGGCTTGTGGTCCGTCCTTTGTTTCATCTCCACTTTCACCACAGTGgccacctttctgattgacatggAAAGGTTCAGGTACCCGGAGCGCCCCATCATCTTTTTATCAGCCTGTTATCTCTTTGTATCCATTGGCTACATCATCCGGCTGATTGTGGGCCATGCTAATGTGGCCTGCAACAAAGATTACAACCACATACACTATGAAACCACCGGGCCTGCCCTCTGCACTGTGGTGTTCCTCCTGATCTATTTCTTTGGCATGGCAAGTTCCATCTGGTGGGTCATCTTGTCTCTTACCTGGTTTCTGGCAGCTGGGATGAAGTGGGGGAATGAAGCCATTGCTAGCTACTCCCAGTATTTTCACATGGCAGCCTGGCTTCTTCCAAGCATAAAATCCATTACTGTTTTGGCCCTGAGCTCAGTCGATGGGGACCCGGTAGCTGGGATCTGCTATGTGGGTAATCAGAATGTGGACAAGCTGCGGGGTTTTGTCCTCGCTCCGCTGGTGGTGTATCTTTTCACCGGGACCATGTTTCTGCTGGCTGGTTTTGTATCCCTCTTCCGAATTCGGAATGTGATTAAACAAGGGGGCACAAAGACGGACAAGCTGGAGAAGCTGATGATTCGTATCGGGATCTTCACCGTTCTTTACACTGTCCCAGCTACCATTGTGGTGGCTTGCTATATCTACGAGCAGCACTACAGGGAGAAATGGGAGATGGCACAGAATTGCTCTTGCCCTGGGGACAAGTCCAGACCGAAGCCTGACTATGCTGTTTTTATGCTCAAGTACTTCATGTGCCTGGTGGTGGGCATCACCTCTGGGGTCTGGATTTGGTCAGGGAAGACGCTGGAGTCTTGGAAGCAGTTCACAGGTCGATGCTGCAGGGGAGGGAAGCCCGTGAGCGCCACCATGTACAGTGAGGCCAACATAGCGCTGACAGGCCGGACTGGGCTTGCCACTTCTGCTTCCTACCACAAACAGGTTCCCCTGTCCCATGTGTGAAAAAGCATCTTGCTTGGTCAATAGGGGGGCAGGTAAGCACCATTCATCCTAGGGCCCATCTGGAGCCTTTCTGGAGTTTTGTTCATTGTGGGCCTCCCGGTTTGCCTCTGGtctaaaaaaagggaggggacgGAGAAGATCTGGCCAAAGATTGACTGCAGAGTTGGTAGAAAGTCACTGTGCCCTTGTGCAAGGCGTGTTTAGATTTAGGTTTGGGGTTAACTGTGTGATAGGAATTGGGCAAATTCATTTCTGGACAAGAGTTTGCTTtttgataatgaaaaaaaaatccatggagGCTGCAAGACAGTGAAAGTACAGGATCAGGGAGGATGAGGTACGTAATCCCTTCTGTTTAACCTGCttaattcaaaattaaattgGCTCTTTTCACCCTTTCCTTATCCACTCTTGAGAAAATTCACAATGTGTAAATTGAGCAGATTACAAATAACAAGAAATCTAAAGTTTAAAAAGTTCCTAAATTTCTGTTTGGCAACTATCCTTTTTAGCAAGCAAACAGTGCAGGCACGTAcatgtttactcagaagtaaatctTATAGCTTTCATGGAATTTAACCACAAGAGGGAG
It encodes the following:
- the FZD5 gene encoding frizzled-5, which codes for MAGFRPGLRGTLLSLLLFVLKAPVPAAAASKAIVCQEITVPMCKGIGYNLTYMPNQFNHDTQDEAGLEVHQFWPLVEIQCSLDLKFFLCSMYTPICLLDYAKPLPPCRSVCERAKAGCSPLMRQYGFAWPERMNCDKLPIPGDTEMLCMDHNQTEATTLPPFTKPTRSSKGIHKNLTPLTSSDCKRVCACKEPLVFISQETHPLYNKIETGHVRNCAIPCFQPYFTQDEKTFATFWIGLWSVLCFISTFTTVATFLIDMERFRYPERPIIFLSACYLFVSIGYIIRLIVGHANVACNKDYNHIHYETTGPALCTVVFLLIYFFGMASSIWWVILSLTWFLAAGMKWGNEAIASYSQYFHMAAWLLPSIKSITVLALSSVDGDPVAGICYVGNQNVDKLRGFVLAPLVVYLFTGTMFLLAGFVSLFRIRNVIKQGGTKTDKLEKLMIRIGIFTVLYTVPATIVVACYIYEQHYREKWEMAQNCSCPGDKSRPKPDYAVFMLKYFMCLVVGITSGVWIWSGKTLESWKQFTGRCCRGGKPVSATMYSEANIALTGRTGLATSASYHKQVPLSHV